GGGTCTGGATTCTGCGCCACAGATCGAGAGGAAAGCTGGCAATGTCAGGAATACCGGGCATAAACGCGCCCCACTGCCGGGGAGATGCCCCGGCATAACCCAGCAGATGCCGTCCCCGGCGCGATAACTCCTGTATCGGCAATCGGGCCGCCGAGAGATTCACGCTACGTACCTGCATCATGCTGCCGTCCGGCAACTGCTGCGTCACAAAGGTGCCGCTCCCGGTTCGGGTTTCAATATAGCCTTCCGCCAGAAGCTGTTCATAGGCCGCCAATACCGTGTTGCGCGACAGCGACAACTCGTGGGCCAGATCGCGTGAAGAGGGCAGTCGGCTGCCCGCGGTAATGGCGCCGTCGAGAATTGACAGGCGAATACTGTCGTATAGCCGCTTGTTCAGCGTGCCAGCCTGTTGGTTGCCTAAACGCTGTAGCAGTAAATCGGTTAAAAGCGAGCGCAAAAGTGGTTCCTTCAAATATTCAAAACTGGCACTGGATTATAGAACCATCCGGCGCATAAATAGCAACAGAAAGATGTCAGGCAGCGGATCACATCGCGGCACTAATAAACCTGGGTGTACCTTGTAATCGGAGCAGAGAATGAAGAATAGCGAACTGAATCAACGCCGTTTGGCCGCCACGCCGCGTGGTGTAGGTGTGATGTGTGATTTCTACGCGGCCCGGGCGGAGAATGCCACGCTGTGGGACATTGAAGGCCGTGAGTTTATCGATTTCGCTGGCGGCATCGCGGTGCTGAATACCGGGCATCGCCATCCGAAAATTTTAGCGGCGGTGCGTGAGCAACTGGATTGCTTCACTCATACGGCGTACCAAATTGTGCCTTACGGCGGCTATGTCCGTTTGGCCGAGCGTATCAACGCGCTGGCGCCGATTGATGGCCCGGCGAAAAGTACGTTTTTTACCACGGGCGCCGAAGCGGTGGAAAACGCGGTGAAAATCGCCCGTTGCTATACCCGTCGTCCCGGCGTGATTGCTTTTGGCGCGGCGTTCCACGGCCGTACCCTGTTAACCATGACGTTAACCGGCAAAGTGGCGCCTTACTCCAACGGTTTCGGCCCTTTCCCTGGTTCCATCTTCCATGCGCAATATCCCAATGAGCAACTGGGTATCACGGTGGAACAGGCGCTGGCCAGTATCGATAACTTGTTGCAAGCGGATATCGCGGCCGATCAGGTCGCCGCTATTGTGCTGGAGCCGGTTCAGGGCGAAGGCGGTTTCAACGTGGCGCCGCCGGCCTTTATCAGCGCGTTGCGTAAGCGGTGTGATGAGCACGGTATACTGCTAATAGCCGATGAAGTACAGACCGGCTTTGCCCGCACCGGCAAATTGTTTGCGATGGAGCACTATGCCGAGCATGCAGACCTGATCACCATGGCGAAAAGTCTGGGCGGTGGTTTCCCGATTTCCGGCGTGGTAGGCCGCGCCGACGTGATGGATGCGCCTGCGCCGGGCGGATTGGGCGGCACCTATGCCGGTAACCCGCTGGCTGTGGCGTCCGCGCTGGCGGTGCTGGATGTGATTGAAGAAGAGAAGCTGTGTCAGCGCTCACGGCGTCTCGGTGCGGCGCTGGTGGAAACGCTGGAAAACGTGAAACGACAGTGCCCGGCTCTGGCCGCGATTCGTGCGCAGGGGTCAATGGTGGCCGCGGAGTTCAACGATCCGCAAACGGGGAAACCATCGGCTGAGATTACCCGTCAATTCCAGCAGGAAGCCCTGAAAGAAGGTCTGTTGTTATTAACCTGCGGCGTGCATGGCAATGTGATTCGCTTCCTGTACCCGCTGACGATCCCAGACGATCAGTTCAGCCAGGCGATGACCATTCTGACCCGCGTACTGACAAAGTAAAAGAGATGCTATGCAACTGAAACAAAAAGACTTACTCCGCCAGCATTGTCTCATTGACGGCGACTGGCATGACAGCGAGAACCCTAAGCGTCTGAGTGTGACCAACCCGGCGACGGGCGACGTTCTGGGCAGTGTTCCTCTCGTGACGTCGCAGCAGACCGGGCAGGCGATTGCGGCGGCTGAACGTGCGCTGACAAGCTGGCGTCAGCGTACGGGTAAAGAACGTGCGGCGGTGCTGCAAGCCTGGGCGCGTTTGATTATGGACAATCAGGAAGACCTGGCCGTCCTGCTGACGGCGGAACAGGGTAAACCGCTGGCGGAAGCGCGAGGGGAAATCGCCTATGCCGCCTCGTTTATCGACTGGTTCGCGGAAGAAGCCAAGCGTATCGAAGGCAGCGTACTGCAATCGCCGCAAGGGCAGCAGCGCATGCTGGTTATCAAACAGCCGATCGGGGTGTGCGCGGCGATTACGCCGTGGAATTTCCCGGCGGCGATGATCACCCGCAAGGTCGCGCCTGCGCTGGCGGCGGGCTGCACCATGATAGTTAAACCGGCTGAGCAGACGCCGTTCACCGCGCTGGCGTTGGGCGAACTGGCTCAGCAGGCGGGCATTCCGCGTGGCGTGTTGCAGGTGATTACCGGTGATGCCAAATCCGTCGGCAAAGTGCTGTGCGATAGTCCGGTGGTGCGTAAGCTGACCTTTACCGGCTCGACGGAAGTCGGGCGAATCCTGATGGCGCAAAGTGCGCCGACGGTGAAAAAACTGTCGCTGGAGTTGGGCGGTAACGCGCCGTTTATCGTGTTTGACGATGCCGATCTGGATCTGGCGGTAAAAGGCATTTTAGCCTCCAAATACCGTAACAGCGGCCAGACTTGCGTATGCGCCAACCGGATTTATGTGCAGAAAGGGATTTATTCCGCGCTGACCGAGAAGCTGGTTGAAGAAGTGCAAAAGCTGAAAGTGGGTGATGGCTCCCAACCCGGCGTGACGCAAGGTCCGCTGATTGACGCCGATGCGATCGAGAAAGTGCAGCAGCATATTGATGATGCGCTGGCGAAAGGGGCGACGCTGCTGCTGGGCGGCAAACCACATGAGCTGGGCGGCACATTCTTTACGCCAACCATCGTCGGCGGGGTGACCCGCGATATGCGTTTTGCCCGCGAAGAGACGTTTGGACCGGTTGCGCCGCTGTTTCAATTCAGCGATGAGGCTGAGGTGATTGCGATGGCGAACGATACCGAGTTTGGTCTGGCGGCGTATGTCTATACCCGCGACGCCATTCGCCAGTGGACGGTGCCTG
This is a stretch of genomic DNA from Brenneria rubrifaciens. It encodes these proteins:
- a CDS encoding 4-aminobutyrate--2-oxoglutarate transaminase is translated as MKNSELNQRRLAATPRGVGVMCDFYAARAENATLWDIEGREFIDFAGGIAVLNTGHRHPKILAAVREQLDCFTHTAYQIVPYGGYVRLAERINALAPIDGPAKSTFFTTGAEAVENAVKIARCYTRRPGVIAFGAAFHGRTLLTMTLTGKVAPYSNGFGPFPGSIFHAQYPNEQLGITVEQALASIDNLLQADIAADQVAAIVLEPVQGEGGFNVAPPAFISALRKRCDEHGILLIADEVQTGFARTGKLFAMEHYAEHADLITMAKSLGGGFPISGVVGRADVMDAPAPGGLGGTYAGNPLAVASALAVLDVIEEEKLCQRSRRLGAALVETLENVKRQCPALAAIRAQGSMVAAEFNDPQTGKPSAEITRQFQQEALKEGLLLLTCGVHGNVIRFLYPLTIPDDQFSQAMTILTRVLTK
- a CDS encoding NAD-dependent succinate-semialdehyde dehydrogenase, with protein sequence MQLKQKDLLRQHCLIDGDWHDSENPKRLSVTNPATGDVLGSVPLVTSQQTGQAIAAAERALTSWRQRTGKERAAVLQAWARLIMDNQEDLAVLLTAEQGKPLAEARGEIAYAASFIDWFAEEAKRIEGSVLQSPQGQQRMLVIKQPIGVCAAITPWNFPAAMITRKVAPALAAGCTMIVKPAEQTPFTALALGELAQQAGIPRGVLQVITGDAKSVGKVLCDSPVVRKLTFTGSTEVGRILMAQSAPTVKKLSLELGGNAPFIVFDDADLDLAVKGILASKYRNSGQTCVCANRIYVQKGIYSALTEKLVEEVQKLKVGDGSQPGVTQGPLIDADAIEKVQQHIDDALAKGATLLLGGKPHELGGTFFTPTIVGGVTRDMRFAREETFGPVAPLFQFSDEAEVIAMANDTEFGLAAYVYTRDAIRQWTVPEALDYGMVGLNTGLISNEVAPFGGVKQSGLGREGSRFGIEDYLEMKYICVDLSR